One genomic segment of Hypomesus transpacificus isolate Combined female chromosome 5, fHypTra1, whole genome shotgun sequence includes these proteins:
- the myl10 gene encoding myosin regulatory light chain 10, which yields MAPKKAKKKTAEASSNVFSMFEQAQIQEFKEAFTIMDQNRDGFIDKSDLRDTFCALGRLNVGNDELDEMVKEAPGPINFTIFLSMFGEKLKGTDPEETILNAFKIFDPEGKGVLRGEEIKYHLMSQADKFTETEINDMFTNFPLDVAGNLDYKNLCYVITHGEDKEQE from the exons ATG GCACCCAAGAAGGCAAAGAAGAAGACGGCTGAGGCCAGCTCCAATGTGTTCAGCATGTTTGAGCAGGCACAGATCCAGGAGTTCAAGGAG GCTTTCACCATCATGGACCAGAACAGAGACGGCTTCATCGACAAGAGTGACTTGAGGGACACATTCTGTGCTCTGG GTCGTCTCAACGTAGGCAACGATGAGCTGGACGAGATGGTCAAGGAGGCCCCTGGCCCCATCAACTTCACCATCTTCCTCTCCATGTTTGGCGAGAAGCTTAAAG GTACGGACCCCGAGGAGACCATTCTTAACGCCTTTAAGATCTTTGACCCTGAGGGAAAGGGTGTGCTCAGAGGAGAAGA GATCAAATATCATCTCATGTCTCAGGCAGACAAGTTCACAGAGACTGAG ATCAATGACATGTTCACCAACTTCCCCCTGGACGTCGCTGGCAACTTGGACTACAAGAACCTGTGTTACGTCATCACCCACGGAGAGGACAAGGAGCAGGAGTAA